The Trichosurus vulpecula isolate mTriVul1 chromosome 4, mTriVul1.pri, whole genome shotgun sequence genome contains a region encoding:
- the PCDH20 gene encoding protocadherin-20, which translates to MTAVSLGMNCPGNERRSRTLGVSWLPGNRQQPLDMGHLYGHRSSTSRRNLPHLLLFFLFVGPFNCFASYSRATELFYSLNEGLPAGVFIGSLAEDLQLVPQAASAEAAVAAGSEEDQQSHQHHHHREEWDPPLSFSLASQGLGGQYVTLDNRSGELHTSEQEIDREALCLEGGGGGGGGGGGRNGISVSSSPSSESCVLLLDVLVLPQEYFRFVKVKIAIRDINDNAPQFPVSQIAVSVPENAPVNTRLAIEHPALDPDVGINGVQTYRLLDYHGVFTLDVEENENGERTPYLIVMGALDRETQDQYVTIIIAEDGGSPPLMGSATLTIGISDINDNCPLFTDSQINVTVYGNATVGTPVASVQAVDRDLGANAQITYSYSQKVPQVSKDLFHLDEITGVIKLFRKIGGNVLRLHKLTILANGPGCIPAVITVLVTIIKVVFRPPEIVPRYIANEAEGVVYLKELEPINTPVAFFTIRDPEDKYKVNCYLDGDGPFRLSPYQPYNNEYLLETAKSLDYETQQLYEITVVAWNSEGFHVRKVIKIQVLDDNDNAPVFTQPLIELSIEENNAPNAFLTKLHAIDADSGERGQVSYFLGPDAPSYFVLDKITGILTVSTQLDREEKEKYRYTVKAVDSGIPPQESIATVAITVLDKNDNSPRFINKDFSFFVPENFPGFGEIGVISVTDADAGRNGWVALSVMNQSDIFVIDTGKGMLRAKVSLDREQQSSYILWVEAVDGGEPALSSTAKITILLLDINDNPPLVLFPQSNMSYLLVLPSTLPGSPVTEVYAVDKDTGMNAVIAYSIIGRRGPRPESFRIDPKTGNITLEETLMQNDYGLYRLLVKVSDHGYPEPLHSTVMVNLFVNDTVSNESYIESLLRKEPEISIEEKEPQISIEPTHRKVESASCVPTLVALSVISLGSITLVTGMGIYICLRKGKKHHRENDNLEVQVPLKGKIDLHMIERKPMEISNI; encoded by the exons ATGACTGCAGTTTCACTGGGAATGAACTGCCCAGGGAATGAGAGGCGCTCACGAACCCTAGGAGTCAGCTGGCTGCCGGGGAACAGGCAGCAGCCTCTGGATATGGGGCATCTCTACGGTCACAGAAGCAGCACCAGTCGGAGGAACCTGCCG CATCTGTTACTGTTTTTCCTCTTCGTGGGACCTTTCAACTGCTTCGCAAGTTACAGTAGAGCCACGGAGCTCTTCTACAGCCTGAACGAGGGGCTACCGGCAGGAGTGTTTATCGGAAGCCTTGCTGAGGACCTGCAGCTGGTCCCCCAGGCAGCATcagcagaagcagcagtggcagcagggagtgaggaagaccagCAATCGCACCAGCACCACCATCACCGAGAGGAATGGGATCCCCCTCTTTCCTTCAGTTTGGCATCCCAGGGGCTGGGTGGCcagtatgtgaccctggacaaccgTTCAGGGGAGCTGCACACTTCTGAGCAGGAGATCGACCGGGAGGCACTGTGTCttgaaggaggtgggggagggggaggtgggggaggagggaggaacgGCATCTCAGTCTCCTCCTCACCTTCCTCAGAATCCTGCGTCTTGCTCCTGGATGTGCTGGTCCTGCCTCAGGAGTACTTCAGATTTGTGAAAGTGAAAATTGCCATCCGAGACATAAATGACAATGCTCCTCAGTTCCCCGTGTCCCAAATCGCTGTATCAGTTCCTGAAAATGCACCCGTCAACACCCGATTGGCCATTGAACATCCAGCCCTGGACCCAGATGTGGGCATTAATGGGGTTCAGACCTATCGCCTCTTGGACTATCATGGTGTCTTTACCTTGGATGTTGAGGAGAATGAGAATGGGGAGCGTACCCCGTACCTAATTGTCATGGGGGCATTAGACAGGGAGACTCAAGATCAGTATGTAACCATCATCATAGCAGAAGATGGTGGCTCTCCACCTCTCATGGGCAGTGCCACTCTCACGATTGGCATCAGTGATATTAATGACAACTGTCCCCTTTTCACAGACTCACAGATCAACGTGACTGTGTATGGAAATGCTACAGTGGGCACTCCCGTGGCGAGTGTCCAGGCTGTGGATAGAGACTTAGGTGCCAATGCTCAGATCACCTACTCCTACAGCCAGAAGGTTCCACAGGTATCAAAAGATTTATTCCACCTGGATGAAATCACTGGAGTCATCAAACTCTTCAGAAAGATTGGGGGCAATGTTCTCCGACTACATAAGCTCACCATACTTGCCAATGGACCAGGATGCATTCCGGCTGTAATCACTGTCCTAGTGACCATCATCAAAGTAGTTTTTCGTCCACCTGAGATAGTTCCTCGTTATATTGCTAATGAAGCTGAAGGAGTTGTTTACTTAAAGGAGTTGGAACCCATCAACACCCCAGTTGCATTTTTTACTATCAGGGACCCAGAAGATAAATATAAGGTGAATTGCTACCTGGATGGAGATGGACCATTCAGATTATCTCCCTATCAACCATACAATAATGAATACTTGTTAGAAACTGCAAAGTCTTTGGATTATGAGACACAACAGCTCTATGAGATAACTGTGGTGGCCTGGAACTCTGAGGGATTTCATGTTAGAAAGGTGATTAAAATACAGGTTCTAGATGACAATGACAATGCACCTGTTTTCACTCAACCACTGATAGAACTatctattgaagaaaacaatgcacCAAATGCCTTTCTGACAAAGTTGCATGCCATAGATGCTGACAGTGGAGAAAGAGGTCAAGTTTCTTATTTCCTTGGACCCGATGCACCATCATATTTTGTATTAGACAAGATTACAGGGATTCTTACTGTGTCCACTCAGTtggacagagaagaaaaagagaagtacAGGTACACAGTAAAAGCAGTCGACTCTGGGATACCGCCTCAAGAGTCAATAGCCACGGTTGCCATCACTGTTTTGGACAAAAATGACAACAGCCCTAGGTTCATCAACAAGGATTTCAGCTTTTTTGTGCCAGAAAATTTCCCAGGGTTTGGTGAAATTGGAGTGATCAGTGTCACAGACGCAGATGCGGGACGAAATGGATGGGTCGCCCTTTCAGTGATGAACCAGAGTGATATTTTTGTCATAGACACTGGAAAGGGCATGTTGAGAGCAAAAGTCTCTCTGGATAGAGAGCAACAAAGTTCCTATATTCTGTGGGTTGAAGCCGTTGATGGGGGTgaacctgccctctcttctactGCAAAAATAACAATCCTTCTTCTTGACATCAATGACAACCCTCCTCTTGTTCTGTTTCCTCAGTCAAATATGTCTTATCTATTAGTCCTACCTTCTACTCTACCGGGCTCACCAGTTACAGAAGTCTATGCTGTTGACAAAGACACTGGTATGAATGCTgtcattgcttatagcatcatAGGAAGAAGAGGTCCTCGGCCTGAATCTTTTAGGATAGACCCCAAAACTGGTAACATTACTTTGGAAGAGACATTGATGCAGAATGATTATGGGCTTTACCGCTTGCTGGTTAAAGTGAGTGACCATGGTTATCCTGAGCCCCTCCATTCTACTGTCATGGTAAATCTATTCGTCAATGACACCGTTAGCAATGAGAGCTACATTGAGAGTCTATTGCGAAAAGAACCTGAGATCAGCATTGAGGAAAAAGAACCACAAATTTCGATAGAACCTACTCACCGAAAAGTGGAATCAGCCTCTTGTGTGCCCACTTTAGTTGCCCTATCTGTGATAAGTTTGGGGTCCATCACATTAGTCACTGGgatgggaatatacatatgtctaagaaaggggaaaaagcatCACCGGGAAAATGACAATTTGGAAGTACAAGTCCCACTGAAAGGAAAGATTGACTTACATATGATAGAGAGGAAACCAATGGAGATTTCTAACATTTGA